GATCTTGCCCTCCGCGGTCATCCAGTACGCCGCGTCGGGATCGGTCGCGAAGCAGCGCACGTTCGCGCGCGCGATCTCCTCGACCAACGTCCAGTCGTTCGCGGTCTGGGTCGTGTCCTTCTTCTTCCTCGTCTCCTCGCACGTGGCGACGTCTTCGTCATCGGGGAGGCAGTAGCCGGTGCTCTCGCAGCAGAAGTAGCCGGCCACGCAAGGACAGGTGCGGCCCTCGAGCGACAGCTGCGGGCTGCACGCGGCGTGCAGAGAGACGGCGCTCGCGACGAGCGCGAAGGCGCCACGCGCGCGGATCACGGCGGCACCGCCCGCGTGAAGATCGAGCGCGCTCGCGTCCACACGAGGCGCCGCGGCTGCGCGAACAGCTTCACGTCGCCCCGCGCGCCGGTGTCGCTCTCGAAGGTGAACAGGTGACGCGTACCGTCGACGGCGACGACGCTCATGCCGCCGCCCGCGGCGAGGTAGAGGCTCGCGCCGTCGGTCGCGAACGCGGTGGTGGCGCCGGTGCGCACCGCGATCGGGAGGCCGCCCTCGGTCGACACCGTGCGGACGACGTCGCCGTCGAAGAAGTAGAGCGCGCCGCCGATGCGCTCGAGCACGTGCTCCGCGCGCGCGAGCGTCGTGACCTCGCCGCCGGTCTTGGCGACCTTGCGCGCGCGGCTCGTCCCGTCCTCTGCCTTGAAGCTGAGCCAGTAGACCGTGTCGTCGTCGAGGCGGAGGCTCGCGGCCCGGGTCCCTTCCGTCGCCAGCGTCTCGGTCGCCGGCGGCCCGCCCGCGTCGGCGCCCGCGGCCGATCGCGCGAACCGCTTCACGACGCCGGCGTCGTGCTCCGCGACGTAGACGTGGGTCGCGTCGATCGCGACCGACGTCGGCGCGTCGAAGCCCGTGACCGTGTCGTGGCTCGCGCCGAACGAGACGGTGCGGTCCACGTTCTTCACCACCGTGAGGCGATGCAGCGCGCCTTCCTTCAGCGAGGTGACCCACAGCTCGTCGCCGTCGCGCACGAGCTCGCACGGGCCCTCGCCGAGATCGGCGCGCACGCCGTCCGGCGGGGTCGCCGGCCGCGGCCCCGTGCTCGGGACGTCCGTCGTCTGGAGCGCGGCGATCCGTCCTTCGCGCGTGACCCAGTACACCGCGTCGTCGTCGACCGTCATGCACGCGACGTCCTCCGCGCTCGCGAGCGTGATGATGGCGGGATCGATCTCCACCACGCCCACGTCTCTCGGCGACTCGTCGCAGCACTTCGGCGTCTTGGTGCCTCCGTAGTCGTCATCGTCCAGGAAAGGTGCACCCTCGTCACGACAGCCGAGGAGCACAGCGGCGAGGAGGAGTCGCTTCATGCAGAGGAGGAACGAGCGAGCGAGGAGCAATGGACGAACGCTCCGATCAGAAAGAGCCGCCGAGCCCGAAATAAGCGCCGCCCGGGAGGGCGCTCGCGCGCACCGCCTGCACCGCCTTCGGCACCTTCTTGATCTCGCGCGACGGCCAGAAGAGGATCGCGGCGCTCGCGACGAGCGTGAGCCCGCCGCCGACGTAGAACGCGGCGGCGATGCGCTCCTTGTCCCGGATGTCTCGGTTCCAGGTCTGGATCGTCCCCTGGCTGTTCTCCTGGAGCCCGCGCTCGTACTGGTTCGCCGTGTTGATCGACAGGTACACGCCGCTCGCCACGAACGCCGCGCCGAACACGCCCATCACGACGCCGGCCGGCGTGCGCCATGAAGCGCGCGGAGAGAGCTGCGTCTTGTCGACGTACGCCGGCATCGGCGTCGTCTCGGCGCACTCGACGACCGGGTAGGCGGCGACGACGTCCTTGTCGAAGGGCAGCGTGAAGATCGCGTTGAACGACTCGTGCGCGGCGCCGCGGGAGGCGACGCGCGGCGCCGCCACGACGAGGTCGGCGACGCTCACGACGTCGGGCCGCGACTCGATCACGAGCTCGTTGTCGTCGTCGACACGCCGCAGGTACGCGCGGCCGTTCGGGGCGGGGCGCACGAGCGTGAGCGTCTGGCCCGCGGCGTTGTGCACGTCGGCGATGCGGACGCCGCGCGCGTCCTCGAGGAAGTAGTGGCCCGCGTGTTTGCCGTCGATCTCGATCCGCCGCCCGTTCGCGCGGCGGAGATCGAGGAGCATGTCGCCGCCCTTCGGCGCGCGCGCGTGGAGGTCGGGGCGATAGCGCTCGTTCGGGATCGACTGGTTCGCGCGCGCGACGAACGCGGCGATCTCGCGGTAGCTCACCTGCCCGTCGCCGTCGGCGTCGGCCGCGCCGTAGAGGCCGGAGCGGACCTCGTGGCTGAAGACGCCGGACTGGAAGGCGTCCCACTCGTGGCTCTCACGCGCGGAGGAGGTGGAGAGGAGCAGCCCGATGCGCGCGTCGGCCGCGAGCGCGGGCGCGATGCCGAAGCTGCCCTCGAGCGCGCGACGCTCGCCGCCCGGCCCGCGCGAGTAGGCGAGGAAGTACGAGGCGCACGCGTCGGCGATGACGTGGATGCGCGTGGCCGGCACCTTCGCGAACGTCGCGGCGAGGTCGTTGCCGGAGAGGCGGAGGTCCTCGAGCGTGATGTAGCCCTGACCGTTCTGCACGTTCCCGTGCCCGGCGTAGACGAAGTACACCGTCGTCTCGACGCCGCGCTCGGCCGCCTTCTTCACGTCGTCGGCGAGCTGCGCGACGGCGGCGTCCCAGCTCGTCTTCTTCGGGTCCGTCGCCTCCGCCGCCGCCTGCGGATGGAGCCGCTTCGTGTTGTCGTCGAGGCGCGTGAGCAGGTAGGTGCGGGCGCCGAGGAGGCGGAAGAGATCGAGGTAGCGCGCGGCGTCGTCGTCCGCGTAGCGCAGCGGCGCGAGGTTCGTGTCGACGGACTGGTTCGATCCGACGATGAGCGCGAACGTCGCGCGCGGCGCGTCCTCCGCGCGCGCGCGCGACGGCGCGAGGAGGAGGGCGAGCACGACGAGGGCAACGAGCGAGAGCTTCTTCATCGCCCCACCTCGAACATCGTGACGTGGTCGACCGCGCCGGGCAAGGCGTCGAGCCGCCGATCGCGCAGCGCGGCCTCGACGTCGCGCACCGTCTGCGGCGTGTCGAGGAAGAGACCGTGGATGGTCAAGCGCTCACCCATGATCGGATGGCGGACCGCGTCCGGGAGCTCTTTGCGCTTGCCCGGCTCGATCGCGATCGACATCGGGTTGTCCGTCTCGCTCGTCCATGCGGGATAAAACCAGTACACGCGGCCTCCGTCGTCGACGCCGAAGATCATGAGGTAGGCCTTGTCGCTCGCGTTGTCGTAGGAGAACGCGAGCTCGTCGCCGGCGCCGATCGGCCCGCTCGCGAGCACCACCGCGCCGCTGTCCGCGTTCGCGCGATAGACCGCGATCGTGGACGTGGACGCGGGCGTGGACGGCGCGGTCGTGCCCGTGACCGATCCGCGCGCGGTGAAGCCGTCGTCCTTCGGGGCGGGGCGGACGACGAAGAAGAGGAGCGCCGCGAAGGCGAGCGCGGCCGCGACGAGGGGGAGCTTCGAGACGCGCGGCCTCCGGAGGCCGAGCCCGCGCGCGACGCGCTCCTCCGCGACGAGCGCCTGCGGATCGATCTGCCCGAGGATCTGGCGCTTGCGGTAGCGCGCGCGGCAGGTGTCGCAGCCGTCGAGGTGCGCGCGCATGCGGCGCTCCTCGCGCGGCGCGATGGTGCCGGCGAAGTGGGCGTCGACGAGGGTCCGATCTGCGCAGGTCATGACTCCACCACGAATCGTTCGAGCTGCTCGCGAATGCGTTGTTCCTGGTAGACGAGCGTGGAGCGCGGGATGCCGAGCAGGACCGCGGCGTCGCGCTGGGCGATCCGGTTGATGAAGCGCACCTCGAAGAGGGCGGCGTCTTCCTTCGCGAGGACCTCCTCGCGGAAGCGATCGATCATCATCTTCGCCTCGATCTCGTCGTCGACCTGCGTCACCGGCTCGAAGGACGCGGTCTCCTCGAGCCCCTTCTCGCGCCGCCGCTTGCGGAGGTCGTCGACCGCGGCGCGCACGGCGACCTGGGTGAGCCACGCGGCGAGGTTCCCGCCTTGGAAGCTGCGGCGCATGTCGCTCCTGGAGAGCAGCCGGTAGAACACGTCGTGCGCGATCGTCTCGGCGTCGACGGGCCCGACCAGCCTGCGCGCCGCGGCGATGACGCGGCGCGCGTGCTCTTTGTAAGCGTCCTCGATCGCCCACCGCTCGCCGGCGTGAAAGGCCGCGAGGAACCGATCGCCCTCCGCGACGTCCTTCATCGCCAGCTCGAACGGCAGGAGCACACGCGACAACGAACGAGCCGCCCACGATGGACGAAAAAAAACTCGCCACCGCCACGCGGCCCCCCGCTCGCCCCCGCGGTCGGCGTCATTCGAGCTCGACGGCGCGCTCCTGACCGTGCGGAGCCCCTCCCTTCATCACCGCGACTTTTCCTTTGCTCATGGTGCTCGGGACCGGGATCCGGATGGTGGTGGCGCCTACGTGCGCGGGGAGGAGCATGTTCGCGCGGTTGTAGAGCACCGCGTCCGGCGCGGTGGTGAGGGCGGCGCGGTAGGGCCACGGTGTCCCGGTGGTGTTCGGGACCGGCTCGATCGCGATCTCCCACGCGTCCGCGAGCGGCGGGTACGCGCGGTCCTGCGTCGCCGGGAACGGCGCGAGCTTCTCGAAGGTCGCAGCCTCCGTGTAGTGCGCCCCGGCCGTGACGCCGGTGAGCGGCGGCTGCGTGAAGAGCCCGGCCGGCACGTCGAGCTTCACCTCGACGACGCGGACGCTCTTCGCCTTGCCGCGCTGGACGTCGGTGATCGACGGCTCGGCGCCGACGACGCGCGGCTTGCCGTGCTCGTCGAGGTGGAGGGCGCCTCCTTTCTTGTCGCACGTCCCCTCGCCGGGCGCGGCGAGCGTGCTGCACACGCCGCAGTTGCAGCCGTCGCAGACGGGGAGCTCACCGTCGCCGCGGTCCTTCGGGATCCCCTTCTCCGCGCGGAGCCACTGCTCGAGCGTGAGCTCGTACGGCTTGCCGACGTCGCCCGCGTCGAACGCGGCCTTGAAGCGCGCGGCCGCCTCCTTGCCGATGTAGCGGATGTGCCAGTGCTCGTAGCGGTAGCCCGCGCGCGGGTTGATGCCGACCGGGATGTCGTAGCGCGTGACGCAGCTCTGCTTCGGATGCCGATCGTCGGGGTGGATCGGGTACGGCATGACGAACCCAAACTCGGTCGCGTGCTCGCGGATCCAGCGCCCCGCGTCGGTGCAGCCGAAGCCGTCGCGGAACACGCCCTTCGGGTGTTTGGCCCACTCCTCGGTGAAGAGGTCCACCGTGGTGCCGAGCTGATGTTGCGAGTGCCCCGGCAGCGCCGACTGCTCCGTCGCCTTGCAGAAGTCGCTGTTCCGCGCCCAGTTGCCGAAGGTCCCGCACTGCGCGCCGTAGCTGCGGAACGCGGACTCGACCTTTCCAGGGAATCCAGCTTTTTTCATCGCGGCGAGGACCTCGTCGAGCGCGGCGGCGGCGTCCTTGCGGAGGCACTGCACCGCCTCGCACTCCGCCGCCGTCTTCGGCTTGCCGTTCCGGATGTCGACCATGTCCGACGGCGCATAGTCGGGCGCGAGCGATCCGGTCGGCGACCGGTTCACGATCGCGAGCAGGTCGTCCCCGTCGACGAACGACGTCTCGACGTCCTTCTTCGCGACGCCCGCGCCGAGCGCGCCGCACCCGGCGCGCGCCGCGACGCGGGGACGGCCGAAGGGATCCTCCGGCGGCGGGGCCGCGGCGTCTTCGACGACCGCGATCGCGGCGGCGTCCACGCCGGCGTCGACGCGCGCGACGACCGGCGCCGCGGCCTCGCTCGGAGGCGCGCCCGCGTCCGTGCTCGACTTCGTGCTGCACGCCACGACGACGACCGCCGCCACGACGCATGAAGACCAGCCGAGACCCCGAGCCATCCACGCCTTCTGCCGCGCCCACCACGCGGCGTCCAGAGCATCGTCCGCCAACACCCCCGCACACGACACCGCCAACGCCGTCGTCGCCTCGGGCGCGCATTCGCCCCTGCAGCGACCGCACGGCGCTCGGTTCCGTGCATGCACATGCCGTCGTCGCAACCGAAGAGCGGCCGCCTCACATCGAGACATTGGGGATCGTGCGTCGTTCGCCTACGATCGCGGCATGTCGGGGCGGGTGGCACGCGTGCTTCTCGGTGGCGCCGCCTTGGACGTCGTCGTCATGCATGCTTGCGCGCCCTTCGGCGTGGAGCCGGGCGCGGCGAGCGAGGTCGAAGGCGGCGCGCCAGTGCAGGAACAGGAGCAAGAAGCGAGCGTCGCGCCGCCGCTCCCGAAGAGGGACGCCGGACCGTCGCTGAGCTGCAAGGACCACCGCGCGCGCGGCAACACGGTCAGCGGCCTCTACACGCTGGAGCTGCCGGAACGCTTCGGCGTCCAGGTCTGGTGCGACATGACGCTCGCCGGCGGCGGGTGGACGCTGGTCGGACGCTCGGGCGACTCCACGTCGAGCAGCGGGCCTTTCGGCTGGCGGGGCAAGCGCGGCTCACTCGATGACTTCACGACGCCGTACTCCCTCGATCTGGCGCAGCATCCCGTTCCGTTCCGGGAGATCCTCATCGGGGAAGCGACAGCGGGGAGCTTCGCGTGGGGTGAGAACGTGCTCCGCGCGGAGCTCCCCGAAGGCTTCATGCAGACCACCGACGCCGGGGTCCTTCTCACCAACGAGACGAGCGTCACGGGACCGTGTCAGTCGTTCGACGGCGCGTGGATGCTCCGCCATGCCGGCCACACGCGCGAGACGGACTTTTTCTTCTTTCGCGACAATCCCAATTTGGGCAATTTTGGCCTTTACCCCCATCGGTTCCAGCTCTCGGCGACCGGCTGCGATCGGAGCTCGGACCTCCACGGAAAGAAGGGCATGATCATGGTCCGCTGACGCGCGCGCGTCGCTGCGCGATCAGGCGTCGACCGGATCGCTCGCGCGTCTCCCGCCGTTGCGGCGGCGGCCCTCGGGGCGCGGCATCTCGCGGCGATCCGGGGCCTGGCGGCGGTCCTCGCCGGTGCGGCGCTCCGGGGCGGGGACGATTCGAGGCGCTGAGTGCTTCTTCGCGCGCATCCCACGGCGATACGCGGCCGCTTCGCGGCGGGCCAAGTTCTCTGCGGAACGGCCCGCGGCGGAGGGGCATCGAACGGCGAAACCATGACGACAAGGAAGCAGCTCGAGCCCGCGAAGATTCACACCGCCGCCGCCGCCAAGCTCGCGGCTCGCCACCCCGAGACGATCCGCGAGATCGAGGCTGCCCTGCTGCAGCACCCGGTCGTCGTCGTCGGCATGGCGCAGAACCTCCACGTCAAGAACGTCCGCCGCGCGCTCACCGAGGCCGGCGTCGAGTTCGCGTACCTCGAGTACGGCAGCTACTTCTCCGAGTGGTCGCGCCGCCTCACGATCAAGCTGTGGAGCGGCTGGCCGACCTTCCCGCAGGTGTTCGTCCGCGGCCAGCTGATCGGCGGCGAGGAGCTCACCCAACTCGCGCTCGAGAACGGCACCCTCCGCGCCCACATCGAGGCAAACGGCGACCCCGCGCCCAGCGTCGCGTGAGGAGCGGAACGGAACGGAGCGAAACAGAACGGAGCGGAGCCTAGGGAAAGCGCCCGCAGGCGGCGAGGAGGTCGAGGCGCGCCTGGCGCGAGGCGTCCTCCGCGACGGCGGCGCCGGTCTCGGCCTGGTGGTAGCGGCGCTCGGCGTCGACGACCTCGATGTTCGACGTCGCGCCGGCCTCGTAGGCGGCGCGCGCGAGATCGAGCGACTCCTTCGCGAGGCTCGCCGCTTCGCGCGCGGCCTCGAGCGCCTCGTCGGAGCGGCGCATCTCGTCGAACGCGACCCGGACCTCGGAGCGCGCCTGCCGGAGCGCGCCCTCGAGCCGCGCGCGCGCCTCCGCCTCGAGCGCGCTCCGCTCCTCCTGCACGCCGTAGCGGAGGCCGCCGTCGTAGAGCGGGAGCTGGAGCACGAGCAGCGCCTGCCAGCCGGTGGTGGGCTGCGTGAACGTGGGCGGGTTCTGGTAGAACGGCTGGCCGAGCGCGCTCAGCGTCGGGAGGTAGTCGACCCACGAGTCGCGTGACGCGCGGCGCGCGACCGCGAGGCGATCGCGATCGACCGCGATGTCCGCGCGGCGCGAGCTCGCTTCGTTCATCGCCGCGTCGACCGACGGCGGCGGCGAGAGCGACGGGTCCTCCGCCGCGTCGACGCCTCCCTCTTCGCCCATCAAGACGCCGAGGGCCTCCTGCGCGCGCGAGAGCGCGGCGAGCTCCTGCTTCACGCGCACGTCCGCCGTCGCGCGCTCTTGCGCCGCGCGCACCGCGTCGAGCTTGTTGCCGACGCCGCCCTCGAACCGCGTGACGGCGTAGTCCTCGAACGCGCGCGACGTCCGGAGCGCGCGCTGCGCGGCCTGAAGCACGCGGTGCTCCGCGATCACGGTGAGGTACGCCCGCGCGGTCTGGAGCGCGACCGCGCGCCGGACGTCGGCCGCGGACGCGCGCGACGTCGCGACCCCTTCCTTCGCGCGCTGCGACGCGACCCACTGGCGCGGCGCGATGAGCGGGACGTTGAGCTGCAGGTTCGCGTTCATCGAGTCCTTCGGGAGCACGATGTTGCCGTTCGCGAGGCGCCGATCGTCGTCGAGGCGCGTGTACGTCCCGTTCGCGACGAGGGTCGGGAGCCACGCCGCGCGGACCTGCCGCGCGAGCGCGACGGAGCGCTCCACCTCTTGCTGCGCGATCTCCGTGTTCGGGTTCCGCTCGAGCGCGCGGCGCACCGCCTCCGCGAGCGTGACCGCGCCCGCGGCGGCCTTCTTCGGCGACTCCATCGGCCGCACGTCGACCGGAGGCGGCGGCTGCGGCGGCTCGCCTGCCGCAGCCGCGACGGGGACGAGCACGAACATCGCGACCCCCGCCAAGGTCGGTTTCAGCACGGCGCGAAGCATACTCGAAAGATGCCGCGCCGGGCCCCGCGCGCCGCTCCTTGTGACGAGCGGTGTAGTTTCTCCGACGAACATGCAGCTCGGCCGCAGCCGGCCGAGCTCGATCCATTTTCCCGATCCCGCGACCTGCAGTTCATCCGGTAGGATCGGCGCGACGATGCAGCATCGAGCGAGCCGCGCCCGCGCGACGTTCTGGGGAGCGTCCTTCACCGCGCTGCTCGGCGTCATGATCGTCGCGGGCTCGCGGAAGCTCGCCCACTTCGACGCCGCGCTCGTCGGCTACACGTTCGCGACGCTCTTCGCGACGTTCGGCATCACCTACCGCTACGTCATGTGGCTGGAGCGTCCGCCGACGCGGATGTACTGGCGGCGCGGCTTTCGCGCCTTCCTCTCGCCGAGCGCGCTCCTCCAGAACGTCCCCGCCGCCGTCCGGCGCGCCGTCGTCGACCTCGCGGCGAACCGCTTCATCTTCCGCCGCGGCGCGCTCCGCGGCGCCGCGCACTGGCTCATCATGTGGGGCTGCCTCGTCGGGGCGGCGATCACGTTCCCGCTCGTCTGGGGATGGATCCACTTCGAGACCCCCGACGGAGACCTCGAGAGCTACCGGACCTACGTCTTCGGCCTGCCCGCCGGCGAGTTCCAGGTGCACTCCGTGCTCGCCTTCATCGTCTTCCACGGCCTCGTGTGGGCGGCGCTCCTCGTCATCGCCGGCGTCATGCTCGCGTTCCGCCGCCGCATGATCGATCACGGCGCGGCGGCGGCGCAGCAGTTCGGCGAGGACATCCTGCCGCTCGTGCTCCTCCTCGCGATCAGCGTCACCGGCGTCATGCTGACCGTGAGCTACACGTGGATGAAGGGATACGCGTACTCGTTCATCGCGATCCTCCACGC
This window of the Labilithrix sp. genome carries:
- a CDS encoding zf-HC2 domain-containing protein; its protein translation is MTCADRTLVDAHFAGTIAPREERRMRAHLDGCDTCRARYRKRQILGQIDPQALVAEERVARGLGLRRPRVSKLPLVAAALAFAALLFFVVRPAPKDDGFTARGSVTGTTAPSTPASTSTIAVYRANADSGAVVLASGPIGAGDELAFSYDNASDKAYLMIFGVDDGGRVYWFYPAWTSETDNPMSIAIEPGKRKELPDAVRHPIMGERLTIHGLFLDTPQTVRDVEAALRDRRLDALPGAVDHVTMFEVGR
- a CDS encoding sigma-70 family RNA polymerase sigma factor — its product is MSRVLLPFELAMKDVAEGDRFLAAFHAGERWAIEDAYKEHARRVIAAARRLVGPVDAETIAHDVFYRLLSRSDMRRSFQGGNLAAWLTQVAVRAAVDDLRKRRREKGLEETASFEPVTQVDDEIEAKMMIDRFREEVLAKEDAALFEVRFINRIAQRDAAVLLGIPRSTLVYQEQRIREQLERFVVES
- a CDS encoding M15 family metallopeptidase; amino-acid sequence: MAAVVVVACSTKSSTDAGAPPSEAAAPVVARVDAGVDAAAIAVVEDAAAPPPEDPFGRPRVAARAGCGALGAGVAKKDVETSFVDGDDLLAIVNRSPTGSLAPDYAPSDMVDIRNGKPKTAAECEAVQCLRKDAAAALDEVLAAMKKAGFPGKVESAFRSYGAQCGTFGNWARNSDFCKATEQSALPGHSQHQLGTTVDLFTEEWAKHPKGVFRDGFGCTDAGRWIREHATEFGFVMPYPIHPDDRHPKQSCVTRYDIPVGINPRAGYRYEHWHIRYIGKEAAARFKAAFDAGDVGKPYELTLEQWLRAEKGIPKDRGDGELPVCDGCNCGVCSTLAAPGEGTCDKKGGALHLDEHGKPRVVGAEPSITDVQRGKAKSVRVVEVKLDVPAGLFTQPPLTGVTAGAHYTEAATFEKLAPFPATQDRAYPPLADAWEIAIEPVPNTTGTPWPYRAALTTAPDAVLYNRANMLLPAHVGATTIRIPVPSTMSKGKVAVMKGGAPHGQERAVELE
- a CDS encoding glutaredoxin, which gives rise to MTTRKQLEPAKIHTAAAAKLAARHPETIREIEAALLQHPVVVVGMAQNLHVKNVRRALTEAGVEFAYLEYGSYFSEWSRRLTIKLWSGWPTFPQVFVRGQLIGGEELTQLALENGTLRAHIEANGDPAPSVA
- a CDS encoding TolC family protein; protein product: MLKPTLAGVAMFVLVPVAAAAGEPPQPPPPVDVRPMESPKKAAAGAVTLAEAVRRALERNPNTEIAQQEVERSVALARQVRAAWLPTLVANGTYTRLDDDRRLANGNIVLPKDSMNANLQLNVPLIAPRQWVASQRAKEGVATSRASAADVRRAVALQTARAYLTVIAEHRVLQAAQRALRTSRAFEDYAVTRFEGGVGNKLDAVRAAQERATADVRVKQELAALSRAQEALGVLMGEEGGVDAAEDPSLSPPPSVDAAMNEASSRRADIAVDRDRLAVARRASRDSWVDYLPTLSALGQPFYQNPPTFTQPTTGWQALLVLQLPLYDGGLRYGVQEERSALEAEARARLEGALRQARSEVRVAFDEMRRSDEALEAAREAASLAKESLDLARAAYEAGATSNIEVVDAERRYHQAETGAAVAEDASRQARLDLLAACGRFP